One Lachancea thermotolerans CBS 6340 chromosome F complete sequence DNA window includes the following coding sequences:
- the YNG1 gene encoding Yng1p (weakly similar to uniprot|O00025 Saccharomyces cerevisiae YOR064C YNG1 Yeast homolog of mammalian Ing1; histone acetyltransferase complex component), whose product MDTDVRYTFLDTLDHLPSELIRGLWTLQGLELREDQQRNFVDQEAVKEAQHLERLLRQHREWLEFQKQEMREMAAVRARYEAYEGTVESRGKPSRALRENATAAAAAAEPKPPTPLKIKINLRPSQPEEPRYCVCRDVSYGAMIACDNKRCPTEWFHYGCVGLLHAPKPNKKWYCCDKCRRQATKKK is encoded by the coding sequence ATGGATACAGACGTACGGTACACGTTCCTGGACACGCTTGATCATCTGCCCTCGGAGCTAATTCGCGGATTGTGGACTCTTCAGGGCTTAGAACTACGAGAAGACCAGCAGCGAAACTTTGTAGACCAAGAGGCGGTCAAAGAAGCACAGCACTTGGAGCGATTACTGCGGCAGCACCGCGAATGGCTAGAATTTCAGAAGCAGGAAATGCGCGAAATGGCGGCGGTGCGCGCAAGGTACGAGGCGTACGAGGGCACTGTTGAGTCGCGTGGGAAACCTAGTAGGGCTCTACGCGAGAACGCGActgccgctgctgctgctgcggaGCCCAAGCCGCCGACTCCattgaaaatcaagatTAACCTACGGCCCAGCCAGCCTGAGGAGCCTCGCTACTGCGTGTGCCGTGACGTGTCGTACGGGGCCATGATAGCGTGCGACAACAAGAGATGCCCTACCGAATGGTTTCACTACGGGTGCGTTGGGCTCCTACACGCTCCCAAGCCCAACAAGAAGTGGTACTGCTGCGACAAGTGCAGGCGGCAGGCCACAAAAAAGAAGTAG
- the RPL3 gene encoding 60S ribosomal protein uL3 (highly similar to uniprot|P14126 Saccharomyces cerevisiae YOR063W): protein MSHRKYEAPRHGHLGFLPRKRAASIRGKVRSFPKDDKSKSVALTSFLGYKAGMSTIVRDLDRPGSKFHKREIVEAVTVVDTPPMVVVGVVGYVETPRGLRSLTTVWAEHLSDEIKRRFYKNWYKSKKKAFTKYSAKYAQDGAAIERELARISKYATVVRVLAHTQVRKTPLAQKKAHLAEIQINGGSTADKVAWAREHFEKTVSVDSVFEQNEMIDVCAVTKGHGFEGVTHRWGTKKLPRKTHRGLRKVACIGAWHPAHVMWSVARAGQRGFHTRTSINHKVYRVGKGGDEGNASTEFDRTKKSITPMGGFVQYGPVNNDFVMVKGCIPGNRKRVVTLRKSLYTNTSRKALEQVNLKWIDTASKFGKGRFQTPAEKHAFMGTLKKDLQ from the coding sequence ATGTCTCACAGAAAGTACGAAGCACCACGTCACGGTCATTTGGGTTTCTTGCCCAGAAAGAGAGCTGCCTCCATCAGAGGTAAGGTCAGATCCTTCCCAAAGGACGACAAGTCTAAGTCTGTGGCTTTGACTTCTTTCTTGGGTTACAAGGCTGGTATGTCCACCATCGTCAGAGACTTGGACCGTCCAGGCTCCAAGTTCCACAAGCGTGAGATCGTCGAGGCGGTCACCGTTGTGGACACCCCACCAATGGTCGTTGTCGGTGTTGTCGGctacgtcgagaccccaaGAGGTTTGAGATCCTTGACCACCGTCTGGGCTGAGCACTTGTCCGACGAGATCAAGAGAAGATTCTACAAGAACTGGTAcaagtccaagaagaaggctttcACCAAGTACTCCGCCAAGTACGCTCAGGACGGCGCTGCCATCGAGAGAGAGTTGGCTAGAATCTCCAAGTACGCCACTGTCGTCAGAGTCTTGGCCCACACCCAGGTCAGAAAGACTCCATTGGCCCAGAAGAAGGCTCACTTGGCTGAGATCCAGATCAACGGTGGTTCCACCGCTGACAAGGTCGCCTGGGCCCGCGAGCACTTCGAGAAGACCGTCTCTGTCGACTCTGTCTTCGAGCAGAACGAGATGATCGACGTTTGCGCCGTCACCAAGGGTCACGGTTTCGAGGGTGTCACCCACAGATGGGGtaccaagaagctgccaaGAAAGACCCACAGAGGTTTGAGAAAGGTTGCCTGTATCGGTGCCTGGCATCCAGCCCACGTTATGTGGAGTGTTGCCAGAGCTGGTCAAAGAGGTTTCCACACCAGAACCTCTATCAACCACAAGGTCTACAGAGTCGGCAAGGGTGGTGACGAGGGTAACGCCTCCACCGAGTTCGACAGAACCAAGAAGAGCATCACCCCAATGGGTGGCTTCGTTCAGTACGGTCCTGTCAACAACGACTTCGTCATGGTCAAGGGTTGTATCCCAGGTAACAGAAAGAGAGTTGTTACTTTGAGAAAGTCTTTGTACACCAACACCTCCAGAAAGGCTTTGGAGCAGGTCAACTTGAAGTGGATCGACACCGCCTCCAAGTTCGGTAAGGGTAGATTCCAGACCCCTGCTGAGAAGCACGCTTTCATGGgtactttgaagaaggacttGCAGTAA
- the CYT1 gene encoding ubiquinol--cytochrome-c reductase catalytic subunit CYT1 (similar to uniprot|P07143 Saccharomyces cerevisiae YOR065W CYT1 Cytochrome c1, component of the mitochondrial respiratory chain), translated as MFSSIKSAARGVNMRSISTARQAAGAPWARRAAVAGAAVLGAGASAALYAESLTADAMTAAEHGLHPPSYGWSHNGPLDTFDHASIRRGYQVYREVCAACHSLERVAWRTLVGVSHTNQEVREMAEEFEYDDEPDEQGNPKKRAGKLADYIPGPYPNEQAARAANQGALPPDLSLIVKARHGASDYIFALLTGYPDDPPAGVVLPPGSNYNPYFPGGSIAMARVLFDDLVEYEDGTPATTTQMAKDVTTFLNWCSEPEHDERKRLGLKAIIVLSSLYLLSVWVKKFKWASVKNRKFVFNPPKK; from the exons ATGTTTAGCTCGATTAAAAGTGCCGCTAGAGGTGTGAACATG AGATCGATCTCGACTGCGAGACAGGCCGCTGGTGCGCCGTGGGCGCGCAGAGCGGCCGTGGCCGGTGCGGCCGTTTTGGGCGCGGGTGCCTCGGCGGCGCTGTACGCCGAGTCCTTGACCGCGGACGCCATGACTGCTGCGGAGCACGGTCTACACCCTCCATCCTACGGGTGGTCGCACAACGGTCCTTTGGACACCTTCGACCACGCGTCTATTAGAAGAGGTTACCAGGTGTATCGTGAGGTGTGCGCCGCGTGCCATTCTCTGGAGCGTGTCGCGTGGAGAACGCTGGTGGGTGTATCGCACACCAACCAAGAGGTGCGTGAAATGGCTGAAGAGTTCGAGTACGACGACGAGCCTGACGAGCAAGGTAACCCTAAGAAGAGAGCCGGTAAGCTGGCTGACTACATCCCTGGTCCATACCCTAACGAGCAGGCTGCCAGAGCTGCCAACCAGGGTGCTCTGCCTCCTGACTTGTCCTTGATCGTCAAGGCCAGACACGGTGCCTCTGACTACATCTTCGCTCTGTTGACAGGCTACCCCGACGACCCTCCAGCCGGTGTTGTTCTGCCTCCAGGCTCCAACTACAACCCATACTTCCCAGGTGGCTCTATTGCCATGGCGCGTGTTTTGTTCGACGACTTGGTCGAGTACGAGGACGGCACCCCTGCTACCACCACCCAGATGGCGAAGGACGTCACCACCTTCTTGAACTGGTGTTCTGAACCTGAGCACGACGAGAGAAAGAGACTGGGTCTTAAGGCTATTATTGTCTTGTCCTCCCTGTACTTGCTGTCCGTCTGggtcaagaagttcaagtgGGCTTCTGTCAAGAACAGaaagtttgttttcaacCCTCCTAAGAAATAA